The genomic region TGTGTACATCTCTTTGTAATATTAACACAGATGTATAAGCATTCCTCTAAATGGTATAGCATTCACTATCTAACCAATCTTCTCCAGTAGGATAAGTATTCTACTAAAAGATATGGTAGTCACCACATGGCCAGTCTTTGTCCACTTCACTTTCTGTAAACCTTATTGTTCATTCACAATTCATTTATCCACACACATATTAGATATGTAGATAGATATTTAGACAGtttctaaaacatttgtaattCTGCACTTAGCcatatttattatcttatccaATGGGTATCCAAAAGATAGCTTTGCTGTCATTCCATGCATTTTTGGACAGTAGTTgtcattatatatgcaaaaacggctagtttgggttgagaaaatattttacgtagaagagcgaacaatgtttcgaccttcttctgtcatcgtcaggttcacaaagaaagaaagaggtaactgactgggagctgaccacatgtttggaaggggttgtgtaactgagtgtcagaatgtagagggaggtgttagatgtttgaatatataattttattttattatatttaatataggtataaaggtgttcctttatattggtttattttgggtttaagttgttgtataagtgaggcttctttaattttgcgtttttttatgtttgtttcttacgatgactgaagaaggtcaaaacgttgtttgctcttctatgtaaaatattttctcaacccaaacgagccgtttttgcatatatatttctctacaagttggttttctcgacatcactgattagtagTTATCATTGAAAGCAACAAGAAATACATGGTCACCAACAGCTGAGAGACAAGTTGTAGTACATCTGTTCTTTTATAGATACATTGACCCTTCTTGGTGCTAGGTGGCATTAATTTAGGGgacatgaaaattaaattttttattatatatgtcaATTACTACATAATAATGCCAgtaattgtttgaaattttgagGTACAGCACATTCTAAAACAACTCTTGCTAGAACCCTGCACCAATCCATAACTGAATTGAGTATGATCcatctttacttttatttttggttcTAAGTCCATTTCACAATAATATGTACATTGTAGCTAAATATTACAGTAGaggtgaaaattatattttaaatagttactttacatgtagttcaaataaatattaatcttacCTATATAAATCCTATTGCTTTCTCACACCATTGACTTGTGGGAAAAATCTGACTATATGTGGAACTATAAGGGATATGTTGATATCTCGTAGTTTAACCACTTAATGAATGCTGTTACTTGGTTGAGAGATCTTTACAGTTCAAATCACTATTGGTATAATTATTTTCAGAGTTTATTTACATGATTTTAAAGTTAAGAGTGGAAGAAAACAGAAGAAGattaatagaaagaaaataatgaaagtcATAAATTTATTCACAAGAACAAGAAAAGTTAACTGAATGTTTCAGTTGAAGGATTtgctttagttattttttaacactTCAGTAACAGTAGAATTGTTTGATTTATATCTTTAAACATCATATTGTATTAACCCTTTCTTTTTGCTTTATGTATTAAATATGacttcagttgttttatttttggtgtCAGGTATGTTTGAGTGACTGCCAGTTACACcacttaataaatacattattagttttattcaaCTGTGTCTtagttaattatacatatatataatttgcaGTAGTATTTTGTgattagtgtattttaataattgattaattattGAACACATTGATTAATTACATTCAACTAATTAGTTATGTGAAATttggatattttaaataatttaaaataatagtaatttgactaacaaattttgttatttttgtgagtTATGTCACTAATCGGTTAAGCTGAgcaacttttaatttattaataataataaatcataatgGCAGTACTTCAGTTACTTCGATACTTGTAATAATCAAGAagagtaataattataataaacatttatttttattagttgattatttttacaACACTAATCAATCTAACTGATGCTCATAGTAAATTGGGTAAATTACTTAACTGTAATTGGGTAGAGAATATAATACAGAAATTTTGTCTCAACAAAACTTGAAACTGTGATGAAGAAGTGACTGGTGTTATACTGGTAAACCATTGTTTGTGAATAACCTGTGACTGGTGTTATACTGGTAAACCATTGTTTGTGAATAACCTGTCTGGTGGTTATTTGTATTATGAGAATGtctttgtaaagttttgtgtgtgtgtgtgtgtttaccaTTGAACTGTGAAAAATTCAGATCACATTTTTTTAAgctttaatttatagtttatttttgaagcacacaaataattttttaagttaatttttaatatggtgttttctttttatatttaactatagTACTTTCAAGGACGTATCAAAATAtgtcaacatattttaaaatattaagttatacgTGTAATTACAATGTATATTTCAGCGTACTTACATTTTCTCTCACATGAATGTATTGTAATTCATGTATTTCCACATAATATATTGGTCAAACAAGTTGTTTTcactctgcttaccactgttttgAGTTTAAATAAAGACTTCCATCgttctgtgttttatattgtgtCCACTGTTTCTTTCCCAAACCCAGTCACATTAAGAAATGTCAAAATTACTTTGTGATAAATACCTTGTAGACTTGTCTTAGTTCTGTAGACTTCATTGTTTTAGGAGAAATCTGTGTCACATAGAATACCATAGAGTTGGTAGGAATAGAGAATATTGGTTCCATGACCACAGGGtgtattattgtgtttattttgtaaaacagttttaaagcaAAGATATTGTTTGCTGTGAAACCATAACTGGTAAGTTTTACATACAGTATTTATGTTCTGTATTgacaacattaattattatttatcatattgtttgttctagaacacgaatgttaaagttaaaactgaacCAAGTGATGATTCAACAAATGATAACATTATTTCCAAGTTCAGTGAGAGTGATGATGAAACTGTTCATTGTTCACAACATGATGTTATGAGTTTGAAAAGTGAACCAAAAGAGGAGTTTCAACAAATTAACTGTGAGTTAGAAGGTTTATCAGGTGAGTGTAAATGTTAATAACTGTATTCATGTGATAGACATAGCAGTGGAAAGTTGTACTACTGTATTGTGTGAAATACTTCTGGTAATTTGTAGTTTtgtagaagaaaacaaaaggtgattatgaaaaaaattatgttaatttcatGGATTTCTACCACACATGTCTATAATACAGCATTTGTTAGTGTActtgaaatattaatgtttagataGTTTTAATCTTTAAAGCTTTATATAAGTAATAATAGCACTTACTCCAGTGGCATGAGATAGAACTGCTGATTAGATAAGTCTAAAATAATGGTCGggaaagtatttaattttaaaatgaacaaatttatcagtttaaacaATTTACTATGGCTTGGACATTTATTTCCAAGTGCAGTGGGAAATGTACATCCCAGctgcagtgaaagagttaatccTAAAAGTGCAAAATCATAGCttctagttgtttttatttatatgtgatTTAAAATAATCATGCAAAGTAACTGTAAGAAGGAAGAAATTGATGaagaataaatattgtatttaatatatgtggATATTTGTGGATTTCATACCTGAATAACATAGTTCAAGTCTCAAGTATTCACTGGTTCCCTGTTATATGTTGCATTGCTGTGCATCATTTTATTAGATAATTCACCAATTACTACCTATGCATCAAACAACATTGTCTTGTTTCATTATAACATTCCAACATGATCAACTACTTTTCCAATTACTACCAATATTTTTGAAACACTGTTGCCTTGTTTCATTACCAGTGTTTTCTAGGCATCCCTATTCTCTAATTTATTCACACCCCTCCaataagtataaaatttaatataaaacactcaGTATAATATGGTAGTTGTGGTTACAAGCTTCATTCCCAGAGGAAAGGCATCACATGGTTGGTCAGTTTGATAGAGCCTGTGTAGAGAGAGCTAGTTAAAACATGGTCAGATGTAAACATGTTGTGTTCACACACCACTGTCTGAGCATATTGTTTTGTCTGCTGcataaaaacaactttgtttCCACTCTTCCAACATGGTTCCAAAGTGGTCACTGAGTGATAGTAAAGTGTCTCTTATCAAGAAGTCTAGGAAAACAATTAACTTTAGTATTAACTGGATCTTTTACAATGCTTTGACACAGATGAATGGGCTGTGGACCTTTTCAGTGCTCTAAAGATGATTCATGCAAATTCTGACAAGAACAAGGCAAGTGCTTGAAATGCTTTATCGTTAAGTGCTGGAAAGATTAGCCACTCGAGAAATTCAGTGATGTAAAATATGGAGCATTAGGATAAGGACAGATTGACAGTCAGCACCAGTGAAAAATTCTTCTCAATTTTGGGATGATACAAAACATAGAAGAAACAGAAATGCTATGAAACCAACATGGGACTTCATTTGCTTAAAAAGAGAAGGAAAGTCACCACAAACAGCCTAAAAAAGAGAATCAACAGCATCCACAGAGGGTCCACCAGAGGAGCTACCATCTGGATTATTCTGACTCCATCATCTTTACTCACTCACTTCATACAAGCCTTACAACCACTATGGTactcataaatattaaatataatcagTGTTTAGCCCTTTAATGTGCATCTTTTGTATAGTacattgtagttttaaaaaatgtttcacccTTTAAGAAAGTTATTCAAGAGTGGACTGAAATTTTGCAGGAATGAATCATGACGTATAACGGGGACCCTCTGtaattcattttttgtattttgtaacatttttataatgaaatttgcAGCAAAAGGGGGGTAATATGTTTAAACTTGCATTTCTGCAAAGGTTTGAAGAGTTTCACCTCTGAAGTATGACTTTTATAGCTTTTTGCAGAATTTTTCTACCTACCCTAAAGCACAATTTAGAAGCTGTCATCCCTTAAAATATAGTTctcaaggttttatttttatgtaattttccttttttttctctgaattttATATCCTGTTGATTTATACACACTTATTATCATGCAACAACTGATTGAATCACTACTAATGGAACAACAACTGATTGAATAACTACTAATGGAACTCACCTTTGAAACATCTACAGGGAAAATTTAAATACCATTGGATAGAGTGTATTACAACCTGTTCACATAAATGTAGATTGAACAAAGTAGTGTGATATGTAGTTTGTTGTTACTGAGCAAGTAATGAGATCTAGTTGAATCAGAGAAAAACAGCTGAACTTAACAAGAAGTTTAGAAGATTTGGGTTAAAACCACATGTCTAGATGTTCTTTAGACATATTACTTGGTCCTGAAAATGTTTTCGTATTCAAACTGCCTGAAAGTTACAAGACATCAGGGAGATGTTACTGGGTATAGAAAGTATGTTAACTAGTAGCAAAAATATCTGGTgattagatttttatttattgaatattactgATGTGTTTATCATATTCAagcattacaatattttatcgtATACATAGAAAgctttacagaaacaaaattaagatGGTTGAAGATAAAAACTATATGTAAATTGAAGTTGTGTAAACAGTGTTTGTATCTTCTCACTGTTAATATTTAGAGATTTGATGAGGATACTGATCATTCTAATATTTAGCTCAAACTTATaccattctttttttttagatcTGGCATAGCATTGTCCAGTATATCTGTGGcaaaacatgaacaataacaacactcAAGGTTCTAGTCATTTGAGCATTTGTACTTTTATAGCTGTAGGGAAAACTAAATCAAATGTTCTCATAACATTGAattcaatatattaaatattgagaaactatattcagtttgtttaatcATTTATAGTAGAGACAATTGTATAAGTTTTGTTGGAAGGAAAATGCATCCAGCCAAGCATGTGTTATgtataccatatatatatatatgtcttatgtataccatatatatatatatatgtcttatgtataccatatatatatatgtaaaaaaagcaGTGGTAAAAGTTTTACATTGGACCATCATCTTCACaacaaaagatatattaaaaGTACTACATAAGTAATACTCATAAAGAAAAGGTGAAAATGTTAACCCTAACAGATGTAATAAGAAATTTTATCCTGATACAGGACTGTGACACAGACATCAAACTATCTcaaaaaagtagaaaaactgcaaaacataaattGTAGGTAAATTTTACAGTTaagcaataaatataaaagtcCACCAGTAACAACTGTTACAAATAGTATCTCAATTCAGTAACCTTTCAAGTGTCACAGAAGTTTGAATGTACTTCCAACTGGTTATCCATTACACCATCGTAAATGAAGGAAAGGGGTGGTTATTTGTCTTATAATGAATCACATAGGCCAAGGTCAAATAGTTAAGCTTTTACTGTTTTATGGTGAAGAGTAAAATGTCAACgtcaaattaaacatttgtttctttatttattaacagtttatgtatattatgtttttatattaggTACTGGTAGCTTGACAAAAGAATGGGGGTACAATGAATACTTGTTTCACTGATGTCCTTTCAAGCATTAGGGATGTTTTCTGCTCTATTCATGTcattgtttgcttttgtttttatttaatttttaactttgcttttttattttaattttgattaaatatgactgaaattaaaaattgtaCATGATACAGTTACTCATTTGTAACTTAGTTTTAAGaactttattttacattgatCAAAAAGTTCCACTGAAAcagtagtgtttgtttttaattcataagtgaaatatattaaaattttaatgaagaaTCAGTTTTAACATATGAACCAAACTTTGCTTACTTTTCTTTAAATTAGtcactgaaataatattttcaaaattttaaaatctgtCAGTGCAATATGAAAACAGATATTAAGACTTTCAAAAGAGATATTGTTTGGATCTTTACCTGTTTGTATGTGTCCTTGAAAACAACTCAAAATATGATTTGATCTGTCTTTTTTAAATTGGTAAACATTGTGTACAGTTTTCTTTGGGTTTAATTGCAATGAAGGTAGggaaaaatcatatttaaaaacatgtaaacaaagGAATCATGacatattttactatattaaacacaaaaaagatTAAATCTTGACTGGGAAATATAGTTCAGGATGACTTCATTTTTACAGATTCAAACTACCAAGTAATAGTAGTATATAAAGTAGTGGTTCCCCactggtacagtagtaagtctacaggtatacattgctaaaatcaagggttcgattccctcggtggactcagcagatcgcCCAATGTGGTTTTGATGTAAGAAAATGCACACACAAAGTAATGTTTGTATGGTGGAAATTGTCTATCTTGGGAAAATGACAAGATtccatttattttgtacaaacaaaGGTTTGTTACACCTTATATAATACCATATAAGAAATGTTTGCTGCATGTGGTTTAGGAGTGcgttgataaaaaacaacaacttaaccACTGTctattaatgatatattacatttataaatcatGTTTCTCTCTCTACATTGAATATGTCAATAAATAAGACAGAATATTCATTCTGTcctattattaatataatgtttgttttttattcaacatattttctaaatatagtctgtgtatgtattttaaaatgggCCACTCgacacacacatttattttgtgttttctaaattttacgtttcattttttaaatactcCTATTGGATATGTTTATTCATCTCTTTTATAACAACCAATCATTTTCATATTTCCAGTGTTCTGAATGTGtgtaaatattttgatcattgtttgttttagaaccaGAACCTGCTGTATATCATCCAAGCTGTCATCTAGTTTACAGAAACATTCCTTTAAGAATTTTGACATGATAACTGTACCATTTAACCTAGAACTGCTTTAGTTTCTGGTATCTATATACATTTTCAGGGTTgggtttaatgtatttttttagctTACTGTGTTCAGTagtgattaaaattatttattttgttattaaatcaatATGTGTATATTTCTATTAATTACcacatttcttaaatttatcttttgattGTAGATCCAAAGTCATGCTTGAACAACACTTCTGGAAAGCCTTTAACTGGATATCATATTGTGaaacaaaaatctatttttacCAAGTCAAAGAGTTACAAATTCCTAAATTCAAATAGAGTTAATGGATTGAGTAAAAAACTGTTGAGGGTAAATAACAAAAGAGCACATAAAGTTTCCTACAGTGAAGTTAAATCATGCAGTAACATTCTGTGTGAAAAAGAGTTGAAAAGAAATAACCTAAAATTAGATGTGAAGCCACAGACTGGAAAGAAACAGCACATGTGTGGAGTGTGTGgcaaacaatttttcaaaaattgttaCCTAAAGATACACTTGAGGAAACACACTGGAGAAAAACCATTCAAATGCATAGTGTGTGAAAAAGAATTTGTAacacaaagtaatttaaaaagaCATCTGAagatacacactggggagaaaccgtACAGTTGTGTGATTTGTGGCAAAGAATTTGGAACAAATAGTTGCCTCCAAGCACATGtgagaatacacactggagagaaaccatacagttgtgtggTCTGTAATAAAGGATTTCGAATTGTTGGTCATTTGAAAATACACGAGagaatacatactggggagaaaccatacactTGTGTACTATGTAATAAAAAATTCAGAAGTAAAAGTAATCTTAACAACCATAAGAAGATGCACACAAGAGAGAAATCACACAGTTGTTTAGTGTGTAGTAAAACATATGAGAATGAAAGTAAACTTAAAAGACATGAGAAGATACACAGGGGGGGGAAATGTTACAGTTGTGTTTTATGTGGCAAAGAATACGGAAGAAGCAGTCATCTTAAAACTCACCAGAGGACACATACAGGAGAGAAACCTTATAGTTGTTTAGTTTGTGAGAAAAAATTTGCAAGAAATAGTTTTCTTATTGTTCACCAaaggatacacactggagagaaaccatattCTTGTTTAGTGTGTGATACAAAATTTAGGACAAAATGTCATCTTAACAGACATGAGAAGGTACATaatggagagaaaccatacagttgtttaGCATGTGAAAACAATTTGTAACAAATTCCTATTTACCAAAACGTGAAGATATACAGTGAAAAGAAACCATATAGTTGTATAGGGTGTgatgaatgttttaaaacaaacagtgattTGAAAAATATGAGATTGTATACACAGACACTCACTGAGTTGTTTGGTGTGTGTGGAAAATTTAAGAATCAGTAAACTAGAAGATTTGATTATACATTATGCAAATGAATTTGGACATAGTTATTGTCTTAAAAATGTACACAGTTGAAGGAAAATTGTAAATATCAGAAGCACAGCTGGATATTTGATCCATAACATGCAAGCACCAATCACACCAAGTACTGTCATAAAAACTACTTAATATTtccagttattactgttttttattactCAAACAATCTAAATAATCATTACCACTAAATTTGCATGCCCTGCAAGGTTATCTATTACTAATTCCAATAATGATCATTATAGTTCAGCTCATGTAggtagctattctcattcagttctGTATCTGCAAAAAAACATTTGTGGCTTTATTTCATTGGGAGATTTATTGTACAATCAGTTAACCTTCATTGGGCCTCAACTCAAGTTTGAGGGCTAACACAATTTGCTATCTTTGGAAAGAAAAGACATACTGTTATGGATTTTGTAATTGTTAGTAGTTAGTATTCTTATCTATAGTTACTTGGTTtccaaaatacaagttttttagATTGGTCAATACTCACAGTAAAGTTCAGGTTCAAAATTAGGCTTAGTTGTATCCTTGTACTACATCATTTGTTTAGGCTTAATATTGatctttgttattttagaatTACCTGCAATTCATCTTACTGGTATATCAATCATCAGtttaactatattgtttttcttccatACATCATCCATCATACATATATTCTTGTTAATACacacttaattttacaaaataattaccatttcattcttgttattatttatcaCTTATACTTCATATTAATTTGGTTTGTATGGGACCATGGAGCTGAGGTCCACATGTGGTTCTCCAAATAATGTACATACTTATTGTTAGTTTAGGGTTTTTATTTTAGAGCTAAGTGATGTATTATGCCCTGCTGTGTTTGATTAAGCTTAACAAGTGCCTATTATTTTTGGTTTACCTGTAGTTCTACTTGTGGGCAAATCAATAATTAGGTTAAAGATCATGTTCTtcaacacatatatatttattttattaacatttataatatactgactatttaatttttgttgttctttataatttacacttcttaccattaatttcatttttaaaggttCCTGGGAGCTGTGGTTTATCATATACATGCCATCTCTCACTCTTGCTTGTCTTCCTCCCATAACACCAGAAATCATTTCAGATGAACCAGATTTTGGCAGTTTGCCTTCACATGATCATGACTTGCCTTCCCAGCCCTCAACTGCAAAATCTGATAAGcctatttcagttattttttttgaTGTTTCATAGTATAATATTTCTACCTTCTCCAGATGTTGAACATTTTTGTCTCTGTGTTAGGAGTGGGCATTTGTGAGCTTCACCATATACAAGCTTTGGTTCTTTTTCTCTCAGCTTACTATTAGGCAGATTTTCTTCTTGATtataattctttagaatttcagtCATCTGTATGGGACACATCCTCTGTCAGTCCTATCTTTTTTATCTCCTACCTAGTTTTTCAGCTTAGTCCTACCATACTGACTCTTCTAGCTGCAGTTAATGTTTACCTTACATCTCCTTTCTTAGGCATCCCACTTATATTTTAGAGATTTTCATggtacatttctttctttttccctCCATGTTTCCATCTTCAGAACTTTCTTTCCATGTGTAACATCTTTACTTTTAGGATCTTCTAGAGTGGGACACAGccttttaacttttgtttaccATCCATTTCTAATAGGGACTTATGGTTGACTCTTGTATTCCACTGACCTGTTTTTAAGAGCTATTCCTGTACATTTAGCATCACATGAAGTATCTGGAATGCTATATTCTGATCTTTTTTATTGCTATTTTGTTTAATTCTGAACCATTGTTATCCTTATTCATTGTCCATATCTGGCACCTTCCCATCTTTTACCTGTCCTGTGTACATGTTTCTCATTCATCTCGTATGCTCTGTGCTGATTAAAGTTTTAGATCCATCAGTCCCACCTGAATCACTTCTTGAGTCTTCCCCAGTTTAACATGTAGTTTTTAATCACATTCAGGTGGGCTATTTCTGTAGGACTTAGAATGGTAATGAAACCCattcttaatttttctttcttagaaCATTATCTTAAGTTTATTTCCCAcatgatttattaaaatttctatgCTTTGCCCTTTGGACTTGTTTAGATTCCTTATATCTTTTGTTCAATAGTCTAATATTACTCAACTTCcacattttgaatgttttttttacctACACCACTGCTTTGATGTTTAGCTTTGGTTAGCACCTTCTGAATGTGGGTGGCCATAACATATTCATCTACTTCTTCCACAGTCAGCATGGATGGTtggattttcatgttaaataagATTTCTTCTGTTACATATCTCTCATTCTCATCTACTTGGGGAATGTATTTACCTCCCCCCCCCCCTCCCCTTCATCTGTTCCCTTCTAATGCATTTGATAGCATTTTCCCTTATCTTAAAATTTGCAATATTTTCAGGAGACACTGCTTGTTAGAGTTTCTTGG from Tachypleus tridentatus isolate NWPU-2018 chromosome 1, ASM421037v1, whole genome shotgun sequence harbors:
- the LOC143230729 gene encoding uncharacterized protein LOC143230729 isoform X2, giving the protein MEDLKISHVKIEPILDKENALMEVRFLKNEGRKTSVHSMTREVISPEVFDFKIKNEKCGEVSEETENTNVKVKTEPSDDSTNDNIISKFSESDDETVHCSQHDVMSLKSEPKEEFQQINCELEGLSGTGSLTKEWGYNEYLFH
- the LOC143230729 gene encoding uncharacterized protein LOC143230729 isoform X1, which codes for MEDLKISHVKIEPILDKENALMEVRFLKNEGRKTSVHSMTREVISPEVFDFKIKNEKCGEVSEETENTNVKVKTEPSDDSTNDNIISKFSESDDETVHCSQHDVMSLKSEPKEEFQQINCELEGLSDPKSCLNNTSGKPLTGYHIVKQKSIFTKSKSYKFLNSNRVNGLSKKLLRVNNKRAHKVSYSEVKSCSNILCEKELKRNNLKLDVKPQTGKKQHMCGVCGKQFFKNCYLKIHLRKHTGEKPFKCIVCEKEFVTQSNLKRHLKIHTGEKPYSCVICGKEFGTNSCLQAHVRIHTGEKPYSCVVCNKGFRIVGHLKIHERIHTGEKPYTCVLCNKKFRSKSNLNNHKKMHTREKSHSCLVCSKTYENESKLKRHEKIHRGGKCYSCVLCGKEYGRSSHLKTHQRTHTGEKPYSCLVCEKKFARNSFLIVHQRIHTGEKPYSCLVCDTKFRTKCHLNRHEKVHNGEKPYSCLACENNL